Within Pungitius pungitius chromosome 18, fPunPun2.1, whole genome shotgun sequence, the genomic segment CTGTTGCTGATGAATAGAAATGATAGATGTAAGAATGACGTGTGGCTAACAGTAATGCTAGCTCATTAGCCCCGTcggtgtcaaagaaaaaaataacaaatagaCAAGTACTTCCGCTCTGACCGGAAGTTATTCACTTCCCAGCTTCAACATGGTTCCTCCAGTCGCAGTGTCGCCGCTCATAAAGGTAATAATCACTCATATTTGTCCCTCTTAATATGCCATTATTAGGATGTTTTCCAGTTAAGGGGCATTAACTGATTTATCTTCCGTCACCTTTCCTGCATTTGCAGTCTAACGTTAATGTCAGTTGGAAGAGTAGCATGTTAGCTAATGCTAGCAATGACATTGACAAGCTTGAGCATTTCTCCGAGGACAAACGGCTGGAGGCTAAACTTAGGAAAATCGTCCACATCTGTTTGATGTGGTGTTCATGATTCTAGCTTAGTTAAGTTAACTATTTGTGGAGCTGCACTTATTCCGGTATGGCCTTTCAGTTAACGGCTAATGTAAGCTAACGCTAGCGTTGTCCACTTGAAGAGCAGAAGGGTCAGAGAGTGAACTTCGCTCCTCTTATTGCTGTAACGTCCACTGTGCGTTATTTCATTATGGGATGAGTAGCACTGCAACCCGTGACATTAACAAAGACACAACCGAAGAAACAAACAGCAAGAAGGTTAACTAAACGTTACATATCAGCCAACTAAACACATTCGCGTCAGTGAGGTGCATTGCAGTTGGTATCTAGAacgtttttaaagaaaataaaacacaaatattaacACACATTTAGCACGTTATGCTTATCGGTTTCCCCAGGTGACACCTGtgcttccctctttttttattttcagacggCCCGGTGGTCCGCTCTGCTGCTCGGCGTGTTCTATGGCAAACAGAGGTTCGGTAAGTTGAGTCTGCGCATGCGCCACGAAAGAAAAGTTCATAttcaaagaaatacatttagagCCATCTGAGAGTCTTCATGTAACTCAACAAACCTTTAAAAGAGTAAACGTAGGCCAGACTTACTTTTAGGAAAGAGATACTTTCAATTATATCTTTTAATAATCTTTTGTATAATCTTCCTGGATAGAGTACATTTAtcaaaagcatatattttatgaATATAGATGGATACTGTAATGTACTCGCAAGAATAGTTTTTACAGTGTTTGTACAGGggtttgattttaaaatgtttttttttttttcagagtacCTAAAGCCTATTGCTGAGGAGGATAGGAGGGTTGAGGAAGCAGAGAAGAAGGtccgagaggagcagcagcgtaTCAAACAACTGGCTGAAGGTACAATCACTTCCGGTTTATTTCAATGAAGCAACATCCATTTCAACATCATGTTACTTATTTCCCCTCctgttctttctcttctctacAGCTAATTCTGAATCCATCTTGAAATGAACAAACTCCAAACCTGTGGCACTATGTCCTAAACTCAATAAACAAATTTTTCATGTATTAATCAAagtgttcttgtttttctttaggGTCAGTATTCACACTAAAATAGAAAATGATTTGAAACAATTAACCTTTGCAAGTGAGTCTTCGGGTTTAGTTTGTCAGTTGTATGTAATACAAGACAGAATATACTGCAGCACCTTGTgattacagtgtgtgtttgagtgtgtacCCGTCCTTCAGCAGGAGATGAGCACGGTAGTAATCCTGGCCCAGTTTAGCAGCAATCCCAGGATTGGGGTCAGGGAGCAGTCGTAGAGAGTGCAGTGTGTACAGAATCGTTCCCTCAATATGCCTTGGAGTTGTGTAATATTGTAACCTTTATCATGAAGGTTAACATATACCGTTACATGCCTTTTTAATTGTGGTGGCAGAAGTTATCGTACATTTTTATACACAGAAATATAATGAATAGTGCGACTATGGTAGTTGATTTACTAAAGTGGTGCCTCCATTAAGTAAAGTCTTTCTTGGCACATTTTTGTTTAAGTTTTGAAATTTCTGAATCCTTGGAAATCAATTCACTcggtttaaaaaatacatttgctttATTTTGGTAATATTTCACACCGGACCTTTCAAGTGGCAAGCTTTAAAATACTGTGGATGAAGTAAAATAAGTACCTAAACGTGTTCAATCTATGCAGCATATTAGGTGCATGTTCTGCCTAATATTAGCTGGTGATACTTGTACATCAGTAAATTTAGGCAAGCAAAATAAAAACGGTATTTCAATCCCTTAAGTAAATGAGAAATTACTTTTACTAATTTGCCAGATTTTTACAAATCACACTTCCATTATTCCAAAAGTAAGCATTTCTTTTTGAActacaaaaatgttttaatgtatttacaaGGAGGAACAAAGTATGTTCAAGTCGTTACAAGAAGTTGTTCTTTTCTCTCAATCGGCTTCATTTGTCTGCCATACattgaagatgatgatgaacaacAAAGTTTCCTCCCTAAACGGACCTTGATGCAGATTATTGAGCCGATAGGTGACGTTTGCTTGTCCTCCACATTTGTATGTTCCCTTTCCTCTCTCATCTAAACCACCATTGACAGCTACAGTAAATAACTCCAGATTTTTCACCAGTAGGACATTTTGGTGGAGAGAAATGGCGAGAAAtggcttaaaaaaaatcctttgatGTCCAAGCATTCACGTCATTGCTAACTAATCTGATATTGAACCAAACCATTTTTCAGAGTTAATATGCtcttatttaaaaatacatgtcATTCTATATAACATTCTCAGCTACTGTCATGTATGTTCAAGATGAAGGCATCATGATTAAGCAACTATGGGTATTTCACCTAAAGTATATGCATGTTTTACTGCAGCAGTCTCAAGCTCGTCCTCTACCTTTGGCTCTCTGCAATCAAGGTAAACAAACTCTCATTTGTAAGTGACTGGAAGTAGTgaacatgacattttcatttttttcatttttttgtacagtAATGACTTTACATTCTGAACCCCTCAATTAATATTACATGAATGTACAATATAAACTATGTTTGAAAACAGTTCAAAACATGATATAGAATCTACATTGAGACATGCTATGCAAGAAACCTTATAACTAAGTTAAAGAAACcgtattaatgaatataaaacgaACAAGCagacacagccacacacagctTTGCCCTAAGTGAACGAACATGAGTATGAGGAAGAGTAGAAACCTGAGATTCAAAATGTACcttttcctcttgattcctaTTTAATTAAAGTAAAAGTTGTAATGATTTGAAGTAAACATGTGCTTGTGTCCCGCTTTGCTTTCAACTCATTTTTGGCTCACCTGGTTAATGTTCCATAAAGATAAAACGTCTCTTATTGGTGGTGAAATCAGAAAAGATACAGCGCTGTCCATTCGCCCTCGTGTTTGTCTCTCTGACTCTTGCATCTCTTTCGTGGCGGTGAGACTGAACGTCTGGTCGGCTGCGGTTCCCAAATCATTCTGATGTCAGTACGCCATGAGCCGTCTGTGTGCAGGCTTTTGACCTTTTAGCACACCGAGCAGGTCTTGGAGCCTCCACCACTGTTTGCAGCACCTGATAAACAAAGACATAGTAGAGTAAGAGTCAATATATTTGTGGATCAGTAACATTAAGATTTTTGTTCTTTCACTTTTGCACAATTTCTTTATtcaattaaacaattttaacatttttgctGCAGTTGTAATGAACTTCacagtttaaatatttttaagtaGTGCTGTATCTTTACTTCCAGCGGCTGCGTCTTTAGCAGCCTTCTCATCCTCTATGGCTTTCAGTTTAGCCTCATACTCTTCTTTCTTAGCATTCCACTGCTTCCTGTTATTTAGGATGCCGTCCAGCATGGGCTGGATTTGTGGGTGAAAGCGTGAAAACTCCTGAGAAGAAAAGGGTACAAATTGAAATTAAATAGGTTTGTAAAGATGAAAAGAGAGAAGTTGAGGTTCCCTCTCGGATGAATGTAACTGAGCagttgtgcttttgttttggcAGAAGGTTAAATTACAAAATTagacaaagaataaaaatatataccaAATGGAATATTAGCTTTTTGtaaattgaagaaaaacaaaaacattaattaaATTACCTTATAGACAAACGTGCATACAAAGTCAATAAAACCACACTGTAGCTTTGGAAGTTCTGCTGCCTTGTTCCTGTCCATCATGGGCTGGTGGGAGGGAAAGAAAGTGCTTGTGTCACTTAATCTTATTCATATACAGGTTTTCAGTTGCTGGTTAAGTAAACATCTCTTTAACATCAGTCTTCTTTTCCTGAGAAGTTCATATTCCCTTTTGTGAGTGTTTTAAACAGTCTTGTGGTCTTAAACTCAATGAGAATTAAACAAGAAACGTGAGCAAAAATGCTCAGTCAGTCATTTGCTACTTTTCTatgtaaatataattatttttgtcttttgaaaagtCGGTCATAGGAAACCAGATATTTAAGTATATTGTAGACTCCGCACACACGTTAACAGCTATGTATTATCTTTTTAAGTGctttcacatacacacacttttacacagATTCAAATATAAACGGCCCTTTGTTAACTCACAATAGGTTGCTGCTCCAGTACCGACCTCTCCAGGTCCCCCTGCTCCCAAAACTCTGCTGCTACAGACAATGCAacctgaaagacacacacacacacagaaataaacagTGGGAAAGCAGATCACAAACATTGGTCAGATTTTCCTGCTGCTCACCTTGCTCTGTACCTCCCAGGGCTTGGCGATGGCTGACAAATCACATGCGGTCATCATCATAGccctaaaaaaatgttaaaaaactaTTGAGGAGATcaaaaaaataggaaaatgatCATAGTACATTGTACATGCTGGTTTTACTCACATGACGATTTCTTTTCTGGTTGTTTCTAGAGACATGAAATCGACCCACTTCTTTTCATCCTCATATGTGTGGGAAAGGTCCACGATCTTCTGGAACATGGTTCTTTTCCTATCAGGGCAAGAGGAGAGGAGCTATTTTACCTTTTATCATCATCGTTAAAGCGTAAAGATGAGATAAAGTGGTAAAAACAAGGGAATTAACAAGTAGATGGGAGTCAACTAGAGACTATGCTGACTTGAAATAAAGAGCCAGGTCAGTGGCGATGATGGCGATGTCCGTTAGATGCATCACATGGTCTATCTGTCGCCTGTGAAGGTTCTGGTAGATATTCAGTGACTGCAGATGAAATGAGAGGCATCAGTCATGTGACTCGGTAGCGCACAAGTGGAGTTCAACTCTCCTTCCTCACCTCGTCAGCCAAGAGGAACTTCCCCATCTCTAGATGGTGCCGCTCCAAGATGGAGGAGCCATGCAGCTTGGCCAGAGGGTTGCCAGATctgttgggagggagggggggggggggggggggagggggggaggggatccCACAGATATCAAGAAAATTAcacacaacataaacaacaattATCTTTAGTTTTAAGCTGAAGGTGACAAAACATAAGACTTTGTGGTTTTTTTAAGCATCATTGACCCATTATCCCTCTTCTTTCAAAATATTCTATTTCTTGTTTGGGTTACCATGTAGCTCATTaccaacaacatttaaatagggttctaaatgaaaaaaacaaaccaaagtgtGAAGCTGTGCTTTTAAAATCCAAGTTTTGGATATCATAGGCAGGATAAGAAAGGAGATGTTTACACAGCACATACTTGACTTGGTACAAATTGTTGGTGCCTCTGTGATCAAGGTCATGGAGGAAGCCCGCTGTTATCATGGCCATCACCTCCAAGTCAGTGTAGTACCGCTTCAGCAGTCCCGTCTGAGCACAAAGACAAAGTGGTCCACACAACATTTTTCAGATAGATTCCTTGGCCTTGATATGATATGCAACATAAAgtcaaatattctatatttcaATGGTAGTAAACAGCTGCACTACCGTTAACAGGGTGAACATAGTCTGTCCCACGTTGAAGCCATGGCGCCAGTTGTGGTAGGTGATTTTTCTGTAGCCCTTATTGAGCGAGTACAAGAAGCGAACGAGCACCTGAGTGGAGAGAACCGATTGATCACCTTCAGCTCGAGGGTTTTTTTCATAACGCAGTATTTACAGTACGACGCTGCATGCGTGTCTAAACCACCTCTTGAGGAACCTGGAACTTCTTGACCACCCCGACCTCGTAGTACATCTGCACCGCGCACTTAACCAGCTCCATCTCCGTGCAGTTGAAATCCGAAAAGTGGAACTCGTAGATCTCAAACTTCTTAACCAGTGGAGGTAGTTCTTTTTTCTTAGAGGGGAATGAACACACATCAGAAGAAGAGTTAAGATAACTGACTCATTATTTTAACGAAGTATCCATTAGGCGCCTCTGGTCTGCAGACTTGGTGCCATTGAGTGGACACGGTGTTACCAGGATATCGaggagctgctcctcttcacacTCACTGGGCTCACAGCCATAGACCTCTCTGGTGTTCTGCGAGGTGAGAAAAACATGGTGCCTTTAAGTTTGAATTGACAAAAAGTAGAGGGACAGTCCTACTGATGCTGGGTGACATGGATCCATTTCCGTTGCCTCGTGGTGGGCCGACTGCTAGAAAACCTGGAATAATTATGCTGTGATAAAAGAAAATCTAGAAAAGCTGTGTGCTACTGCATAACATTTTTGTTAGAAGCTGGAACTTTTGAATGCTTATAATGGACGTGCTCACCAGGACATTCTGGATCTCGTCGTCCCGGCATTTGATATGGTACAGCACCATGTCTTGAGCAATTTCTTTCCGATTCTCCAGCTTGTTCATCTTGTCGTAAGTGTCCGTGTTCAAAACCGACCAGCCGAGGAACTGGGTCAAAGCCTGAGAAACAAAGATTGTGTATTTCACAGAGAGTGAATTATTCAAAGTGTAGACAAATCTCCATGGCTTTAAGAGACGGAAATTCAGCATCGACAAACCTCCATGAGCTGCTCATCCTGATCGTCAAAAGGCTTTCCGTCTTTTCTGTTGTAGAAAGTGGCCACGCCAACAATCTCTTCCTTCTTGTTGACGATCGGCAGCGAGAGAACATTTTTAATGGTCCAACCGCTGCTGTCGAGCGGCTCGGTCTGAAACAGGCAAGAGCATGTGACGCAATTTGAGTCATCTCAATTTGAGTCGCCTCTTTCAGCTTTCGGCTGACTCCGGCCCTCTCGAGTGCCTTACCTGGAACTTGAACATCTCATCAGCGGCTGTGTTCATGATGTTACAAATCTAAAGGAGCAGGAACGAAACAGGTTGATGGAGGTATAAGGCTACGTTCATTTGGCTTCAACAGCTGGAGGTAATGTCAGGAAAAGAAACTCACAAAACCGCTTTCAGCCACGTAAGTAGGCAGACCACTACTCAAGGCCCAATGGTCCGGAGTCGGATTGCTGTGTGACCGAAGAACGAGTTGACAAGTTAGCAAGATTTTGGCACATTGTTTCTCAACTGAGTTAATACCAACATTCTGCTGTCTGCCGTTTTTAACATGGCACTCAAATATATATCAACTTGACTTAAAGCCCTGTTGCCAAACACAAAGCTACTTCTGTCTATGACTTAAATGCTGATTTGTTGGTATTTTCTTGTCCTGTTCATCCGTGACCACATTTTGAATCAATATTGGGAGTAAAGCCAAAAGATTTACTTACGGTATAACCTTGATGTCTTCTTTTCCGTGTAGAATGTAATCAATCACTTTGTAGAAAATGACCTCCTGGGGAAGGAAATGGGGTTTAAAACAGGTAGCAGAGTGTTGATAATAGTGTGAGATGAATGAAATGGAAGGAGCGTACCCTGCCGTCAGGAGTGACCGGGCCAGAATACGGTGCCTGCTCTCCCATCAACACTGGCCAAATATCAAAGAACTCCTAGAAGGaagatggtttaaaaaaaaaaaaatgcatgaacTCAAAAGATGTGATGATACTTAGACTCGGAAAGACACCGCACCTTCTCCTTCGTCATGTCCAGCAAGCCGACAGAGTAGCGGTCACAGTTGAGGTAGGCTCGCACTGTGTACAAGGCTTTGTGGAACTGTCGCTCAATGTCCGTCAGCTCTTCAAACACCTTGTTGGCCGACCACAGCAAAAGCTGGAGAAACATTGCAAGCATGCAGCAGTCAGTGCACACCCGCAGAGTCGATGCGGTCATCCTCCACGTGAGGATGTGAAGAGCAAAGGTTAACATCGGTCACCTGTCCTTTGCGGGTCTCGCAGCTGTGGAGGTAGCTCAGGTGGTAGATCTTCAAGTTCAACGTGGCTATTttcaaatactttaaaaaaagctgaaagggaaaaaaacaaggggAATAAGAAAGTATGATATGTAAATAAGAGATACATACTTGAGGCAATACAAGATGCGGAGATGTGGAGACATAGAATTCAGATGGACAGACATTTTGGGGGAGGACAAGGTGCGCTTGGAAAAAACGAGAGCTCAAAAATATCCATAACGCTCCTCACCACCTCAATCTTATTTCCATTTCGAAGCTTGGTTTGCTTCGAATTAGGATTAATGACCTAAAGTAAACTGAACACACACCGGCCCTACTTTTAAAGACCTCAATGATCTACAGATTCTAAATATCTGAAATAGTGGTGCGTGGGTGCTTGTGTGGTGGGGACTCACGTCCTCATCCTCAGCAGTGAAATGTGGTCCTGTGGTCTTGTTCAGAGCCATGATTACAGCCACCATGTCTTTGCCGTTGAGGATGGGCGTAGCCAGAATGTTCCGGGTCTTGTATTCAGTGAGGTCGTCGACGAATGAGCTGAAATGCTCGTTCTAGAAGACAGAAAACACgtgttttttgttattgatcAGAACGCTAACATGCTTTCAATTCCACTTATCAAATATTGTACAAAGGTAGTTTAACAGGTAATAAAAAATGCAGATATTGTTCTCTAATTTATGTGAAAACAATATAGTATATATTAGTATATTGTAGAGTTTAGAATAATTGTCTCTTGTTTAGATATCACACGGTAGGTAGGTAGTCACTATATTGAACTAGAAgacgttttatttttaaacagatTGTCAATGTGAGTTAATCATAAAACTACAGCGCTGTACTTTGCTAAATGGGCAAAATGCATATTTAGTATCTAGTTTTGTCTATAAGTGCAAAGTGAGCTGGTTTTGATCT encodes:
- the atp5mea gene encoding ATP synthase membrane subunit ea, which translates into the protein MVPPVAVSPLIKTARWSALLLGVFYGKQRFEYLKPIAEEDRRVEEAEKKVREEQQRIKQLAEANSESILK
- the pde6b gene encoding rod cGMP-specific 3',5'-cyclic phosphodiesterase subunit beta; translated protein: MGSQKEDVEKFLKENPAFAKQYFDKKMSPASMSKLSGLPEDQIDFSQFKDLTQLEEIQIMYELIKDMQENINVEKVVFKILKRISSLIHADRCSLFMYRQRNGVGELATRLFNVNTEAQLDDCVVQPDSEIVYPLDMGIVGHVALTKKTVNVKDVTENEHFSSFVDDLTEYKTRNILATPILNGKDMVAVIMALNKTTGPHFTAEDEDLFLKYLKIATLNLKIYHLSYLHSCETRKGQLLLWSANKVFEELTDIERQFHKALYTVRAYLNCDRYSVGLLDMTKEKEFFDIWPVLMGEQAPYSGPVTPDGREVIFYKVIDYILHGKEDIKVIPNPTPDHWALSSGLPTYVAESGFICNIMNTAADEMFKFQTEPLDSSGWTIKNVLSLPIVNKKEEIVGVATFYNRKDGKPFDDQDEQLMEALTQFLGWSVLNTDTYDKMNKLENRKEIAQDMVLYHIKCRDDEIQNVLNTREVYGCEPSECEEEQLLDILKKELPPLVKKFEIYEFHFSDFNCTEMELVKCAVQMYYEVGVVKKFQVPQEVLVRFLYSLNKGYRKITYHNWRHGFNVGQTMFTLLTTGLLKRYYTDLEVMAMITAGFLHDLDHRGTNNLYQVKSGNPLAKLHGSSILERHHLEMGKFLLADESLNIYQNLHRRQIDHVMHLTDIAIIATDLALYFKKRTMFQKIVDLSHTYEDEKKWVDFMSLETTRKEIVMAMMMTACDLSAIAKPWEVQSKVALSVAAEFWEQGDLERSVLEQQPIPMMDRNKAAELPKLQCGFIDFVCTFVYKEFSRFHPQIQPMLDGILNNRKQWNAKKEEYEAKLKAIEDEKAAKDAAAGSAANSGGGSKTCSVC